Proteins encoded by one window of Lathyrus oleraceus cultivar Zhongwan6 chromosome 1, CAAS_Psat_ZW6_1.0, whole genome shotgun sequence:
- the LOC127085664 gene encoding uncharacterized protein LOC127085664, protein MRKRTAYSLAVALVCFIVLMILTPSIPQSQDYHNFADQRTFFGIPNALDVISNFPFLIIGLIGLVLCHHGNYFKLSLQGELWGWTCFYVGVAAVAVGSSYYHLKPDDARLVWDRLPMTVAFTSIIAIFIIERIDERKGMISIIPLVLAGVISIMYWRFFDDLRPYALVQFVPIIAIPVMAILLPPMYTHSTYWLWAAGFYLLAKVLEATDDVVYKWTNHIVSGHTLKHLFAAMVPVFLTLMLAKRSEEPERRSLFTIWKISWTKANDDDSNVESYTYSRVQVEEPQ, encoded by the exons ATGAGAAAACGCACCGCTTATTCTCTGGCTGTAGCTCTCGTTTGTTTCATAGTACTCATGATTCTAACCCCATCCATTCCTCAGTCCCAAGATTATCACAATTTCGCCGATCAACGCACCTTTTTCG GTATTCCCAATGCACTTGATGTGATTTCCAATTTCCCTTTTCTCATTATTGGTCTCATTGGACTTGTACTTTGTCATCATGGAAATTATTTTAAGCTCAG TTTGCAAGGTGAACTTTGGGGTTGGACATGTTTCTATGTTGGTGTGGCTGCTGTTGCGGTTGGATCTTCATATTATCATCTCAAGCCAGATGATGCTAGACTTGTGTGGGACAGGTTACCT ATGACTGTTGCTTTTACGTCGATCATTGCGATATTCATCATTGAGAGGATTGATGAGAGGAAAGGAATGATTTCAATTATACCTCTAGTTTTGGCGGGTGTTATTAGTATCATGTATTGGAG GTTCTTTGATGACCTCCGTCCGTATGCTTTGGTCCAATTTGTACCAATCATTGCAATTCCAGTCATGGCTATTTTGTTGCCGCCAATGTACACTCATTCAACTTATTGGCTATGGGCTGCAG GATTTTATCTTCTAGCTAAGGTGTTAGAGGCCACCGATGACGTCGTCTACAAATGGACTAATCATATTGTTAGCGGTCATACACTCAAGCACTTGTTTGCAGCAATGGTTCCCGTATTCTTGACATTAATGCTTGCAAAGAGGAGCGAGGAACCAGAGAG GCGAAGTTTGTTTACAATATGGAAGATTTCCTGGACAAAGGCCAACGACGACGACTCAAATGTCGAGAGCTACACTTACTCAAGGGTGCAGGTTGAAGAGCCACAGTAA